CCGGCTGGCGGCCAGTGTACGTTGACTTTTCCCGTGGTGGCCGGCGACGAGTGCCTGGTCGTGTTTGCCTCGCGCTGCATCGACGCCTGGTGGCAGTCGGGCGGCGTGCAGGAGCAGGCCGAATTCCGGATGCACGATCTGTCCGACGGCTTCGCCCTGCTGGGCTTTCGCTCGAAGCCGCGCGTGCTGCCGGCAGTCGCCACGGCTGCGGTGCAACTGCGCAGCGACGACGGCGCGGCGTTCATCGAACTGAATCCGGCCGCGAGCGCGGTGAAGATCGTGGCACCGGGCGGCTTTGAGGTCGACGCGCCGCGCATCGTGTTCAATGCGAACGACTCGGTGACGGTGACGTCGCCGCAATCCACGTTCTCCGGTGCGCTGACCGTCAAGGGTGTTTTCACGTTCCTGGCCGGTCTGATCGGCAGCACGGGGCAGGGTGTGGCCGCGGCCATCTCCGGCACCATCAATTTCATTGGCACATTGACCGCCAACGGCAAGCGTATCGACGACACGCACTCGCACGGTGGCGTGCAGCCAGGCGGCGGCAACACCGGCCCGGTTCAATAAGACGAGGCGCCGGTCGCGAGCCGGCCGGGCGCGACGATGAAGCTGTTCCCACGAATCAATCGCAATTGAAAAGGGGGATTCATGTTGTATAGAAAACTCGACGCCGACGGTGATTACACGTTTGGCGGCGGGATGAACGACTTTCTCGAGGACACGCCGGAGGCCGTGGCGCAGGCCGTGTTGACGCGCCTGCGCCTGCTGCGCGGCGAATGGTTTCTCGATACCACGGCCGGGATGCCATGGGCCGGTGCGGTACTCGGCAAGAACACGCAAGGTACGGCCGACGCGGCCGTTCGCGCCTGCATTCTCGACACCCTCGGCGTGACCGAAATCGCCGCCTACGCGAGCGAGATCGACGCCGCCACTCGCACGCTGCGCGTTACCGCGAGGATCGGGACGATCTACGGCACGACCAACACGACTCTCGAGGCCATATTGTGACGATGACACTTTCCTCCATCGCGCCGACCATCGACGCGCACGGCATCACCGCGCCGACTTACGCGGAAACTTTTGCGTGGTTGCA
The genomic region above belongs to Burkholderia plantarii and contains:
- a CDS encoding Gp138 family membrane-puncturing spike protein translates to MNRNEQIGDPLMSLRAALRGQQADLWTALPGTIESYDVGTQTVVIQPAIKAQITASDGGVTTVALPPLVDCPVQFPAGGQCTLTFPVVAGDECLVVFASRCIDAWWQSGGVQEQAEFRMHDLSDGFALLGFRSKPRVLPAVATAAVQLRSDDGAAFIELNPAASAVKIVAPGGFEVDAPRIVFNANDSVTVTSPQSTFSGALTVKGVFTFLAGLIGSTGQGVAAAISGTINFIGTLTANGKRIDDTHSHGGVQPGGGNTGPVQ